In the Verrucomicrobiales bacterium genome, one interval contains:
- a CDS encoding DUF1553 domain-containing protein, with translation MPANQHSLLRRGLVGLSCLFLACSSAPAADPKSSPPAVRLWAFEPIANPVPPAVAGAVTPLDAFVLPRVQAAGLAPSPPADSATLARRVFLDLIGLPPTPEQLRSFLADQAPGAYERLVDRLLASPHYGERWGRWWLDAARYADSNGYSIDSPRSIWPYRDWVIRALNADLPFDRFTLWQIAGDLIPEQEIPAGTPPVDLLIATGFHRNTQVNHEGGIDPEQFRLESVVDRVNTTATVWMGLTLACAQCHDHKFDPLSQRDYYRFLAFFNSCENDGHGSSGLEAENVVELASSVELAARDALRRRIADREKELRAWAAREVAPELGAWESALRPEATAKLSSLTRDTLRIPRDQRNQDQSNLVWAAFRDQHPGYRARRQEVEALKSQLPSLARTLVMKELSAPRRTTMFVKGDFTRPSDEVSPGFPEALKPTGVRSTAYASVRPLNRLDLARWLVSPEHPLTARVLVNRVWQQLFGKGLVETENDFGTQGASPSHPELLDWLASGLIRSGWSLKSLHRQIVISSTYRQSSRLTPTSAERDPLNRWLGRQNRLRLDAEIIRDVLLLASGRLETRLGGPPVFPPQPAGLGSFTQNDRPWKTSVGPDRYRRAVYTHLQRSTLHPALAVFDSADGFQTCTRRMRSNTPLQALTMLNDPAFRELTGALGRRLMRASSPSNDRERLELGLELVLSRKAGSVELDRLERFLSVERALSDATEDRVWTSVARVLLNLDEAITRE, from the coding sequence ATGCCAGCCAACCAGCACTCACTGCTCCGACGCGGTCTGGTCGGCTTGAGTTGTTTGTTTCTGGCCTGCAGCAGCGCGCCGGCGGCTGACCCCAAATCCTCCCCGCCCGCGGTGCGCCTCTGGGCTTTCGAGCCGATCGCGAATCCGGTTCCCCCGGCCGTCGCGGGGGCTGTCACTCCTCTCGATGCCTTCGTTCTGCCGCGAGTGCAGGCAGCTGGGCTCGCGCCTTCTCCTCCTGCGGATTCCGCCACCCTGGCCCGACGGGTTTTCCTCGACCTCATCGGGTTGCCTCCGACCCCGGAGCAACTGCGCAGCTTTCTCGCCGACCAGGCTCCGGGTGCTTATGAAAGGCTCGTCGACCGCTTGCTGGCCTCTCCTCATTACGGCGAGCGGTGGGGGCGCTGGTGGTTGGACGCTGCGCGCTATGCGGACAGCAATGGTTACAGTATCGATTCCCCGCGTAGCATCTGGCCCTACCGCGACTGGGTGATTCGGGCGCTGAATGCGGACCTCCCCTTCGACCGGTTCACCCTCTGGCAGATTGCCGGAGACTTGATTCCCGAGCAGGAAATCCCTGCGGGCACACCGCCGGTCGATCTTTTGATCGCGACGGGATTCCATCGCAACACGCAGGTGAATCACGAGGGTGGCATCGATCCTGAGCAATTCCGATTGGAGAGTGTCGTCGATCGGGTCAACACAACCGCTACGGTCTGGATGGGGCTCACGTTGGCTTGCGCGCAGTGTCATGATCACAAGTTCGACCCCTTGAGCCAGCGCGACTACTATCGCTTTCTGGCTTTTTTCAACTCGTGCGAGAACGACGGTCATGGCAGTTCAGGCCTGGAGGCGGAGAACGTGGTGGAGCTGGCATCCTCGGTCGAGCTCGCGGCTCGCGATGCGCTTCGAAGGCGGATCGCGGACCGCGAGAAGGAACTGAGAGCCTGGGCGGCGCGCGAGGTGGCTCCCGAGTTGGGTGCTTGGGAATCGGCTCTGCGCCCGGAGGCAACGGCTAAGCTGAGCAGCCTGACGCGGGACACACTGCGGATCCCACGCGATCAACGTAATCAGGACCAATCGAATTTGGTCTGGGCGGCCTTTCGGGACCAACACCCGGGTTATCGCGCCCGACGCCAGGAGGTGGAGGCGCTCAAATCACAACTGCCGAGCTTGGCGCGCACTTTGGTGATGAAGGAGCTGTCGGCTCCCCGCCGGACCACGATGTTCGTGAAGGGAGATTTTACCCGTCCGAGTGATGAGGTCTCTCCCGGTTTTCCCGAAGCGCTCAAACCAACGGGAGTTAGATCCACCGCCTATGCCTCCGTCCGACCATTGAACCGTCTTGATCTCGCGAGGTGGCTGGTGAGCCCCGAGCATCCACTGACCGCGCGTGTTCTTGTCAATCGGGTGTGGCAGCAGCTTTTTGGGAAGGGCTTGGTAGAGACTGAGAATGACTTCGGAACGCAGGGGGCATCTCCGTCTCACCCGGAGCTTTTGGATTGGCTGGCGAGCGGGCTCATTCGGTCGGGATGGAGCCTAAAGTCGCTCCATCGGCAGATCGTGATCAGCTCGACTTACCGTCAATCGTCCCGACTCACTCCGACTTCGGCGGAACGCGATCCGCTGAATCGTTGGTTGGGACGGCAGAATCGGCTACGCTTGGACGCCGAGATCATCCGCGATGTCCTGCTCCTGGCCAGCGGCCGGTTGGAGACCCGGCTTGGTGGCCCCCCGGTTTTTCCTCCTCAGCCAGCCGGGCTAGGTTCTTTCACCCAGAACGATCGCCCCTGGAAAACCAGCGTGGGGCCTGATCGGTATCGGCGGGCGGTTTACACCCACCTGCAGCGCTCTACCCTGCACCCAGCGCTGGCTGTATTCGATTCGGCGGATGGTTTTCAAACCTGCACCCGTCGGATGCGGAGTAACACTCCCCTCCAAGCCTTAACGATGCTCAATGACCCGGCGTTTCGAGAACTCACGGGGGCTCTGGGCAGGAGGTTGATGCGGGCGTCGTCGCCGAGCAATGATCGGGAACGGCTGGAGTTGGGATTGGAATTGGTTCTGAGCCGGAAGGCGGGTTCTGTTGAACTGGATCGTCTGGAGCGCTTTTTGAGCGTGGAGCGAGCGCTGTCGGATGCGACCGAAGATCGCGTGTGGACCTCAGTGGCGCGGGTCTTGTTGAACTTGGACGAAGCCATCACCCGCGAATAA
- a CDS encoding 3-dehydroquinate synthase, producing the protein MKRVAVALGSRSYSIQVGSGLLAGLGRHYASLKLGARCAVISDVRVAPLYAARVMKSLKEAGVEATLVTIPAGESAKRLRNVERCYDLLAKHRLERKSCIVALGGGVVGDLAGFVAATYLRGIPFIQIPTTLLAQVDSSVGGKTGVNLAAGKNLVGAFYQPRLVLCDLDTFKTLPEREFRAGLAEVIKYGIIYDARLFRLLEKEMPRILRRDPALLTRIVARSCEIKAEVVSQDETETGLRAILNFGHTIGHAIEAISGYGKFLHGEAISVGQVKAAQLSSRLTGLSGGEVARIRELFRRAGLPTALPMTRAFQVRLRDAMKLDKKVSQGEVKFVLATRIGEVRWGQKVSAALLDEVLGS; encoded by the coding sequence ATGAAGCGCGTTGCAGTCGCCCTTGGTTCCCGTAGTTATTCGATTCAGGTTGGTTCCGGCCTTTTGGCGGGGCTAGGTCGGCACTACGCCTCCCTTAAGTTAGGGGCTCGCTGTGCGGTGATCAGCGATGTCCGCGTGGCGCCCCTGTACGCGGCTCGGGTCATGAAAAGCCTGAAGGAGGCGGGAGTGGAAGCGACGCTGGTCACCATTCCTGCGGGCGAATCGGCCAAGCGGCTTCGCAATGTGGAGCGGTGCTATGACCTGCTGGCCAAGCATCGTTTGGAACGAAAGTCCTGCATCGTCGCTCTGGGTGGGGGAGTTGTCGGGGATTTGGCGGGGTTCGTGGCGGCGACGTATCTTCGCGGCATCCCGTTCATCCAGATCCCGACGACGCTGCTGGCTCAGGTGGATAGTTCCGTCGGCGGGAAGACTGGAGTGAACCTGGCGGCGGGTAAGAATTTGGTGGGCGCGTTCTACCAGCCTCGGTTGGTCCTCTGCGATCTGGACACGTTCAAAACCCTTCCGGAGCGCGAGTTTCGAGCAGGGCTTGCCGAGGTGATCAAGTACGGCATCATTTACGATGCGCGGCTGTTTCGGCTCTTGGAGAAGGAAATGCCACGAATTCTGCGTCGCGACCCAGCGTTGCTCACGCGGATTGTTGCGCGCTCGTGCGAGATCAAAGCGGAGGTGGTGAGTCAGGACGAAACGGAAACCGGGCTCCGGGCGATTTTGAACTTCGGCCATACCATTGGCCATGCGATCGAGGCGATCTCGGGCTATGGCAAGTTTTTGCATGGCGAGGCGATCTCTGTTGGGCAGGTGAAAGCCGCCCAACTGTCCTCGCGACTCACAGGTTTGTCGGGGGGGGAAGTGGCGCGGATCCGCGAATTGTTCCGTCGGGCCGGGCTGCCGACTGCGCTGCCGATGACTCGGGCTTTTCAGGTCCGGCTCCGCGACGCGATGAAGCTGGACAAGAAAGTCAGCCAGGGCGAGGTGAAATTTGTGCTCGCCACCCGGATTGGCGAGGTTCGGTGGGGACAGAAAGTCTCCGCTGCGCTTCTGGACGAAGTGCTTGGTTCGTAA
- a CDS encoding sugar phosphate isomerase/epimerase yields the protein MKLERRRFLTLAAGTTAALPLLTSGFGSTAVAATPTNPSFLKGKSRMRLGTVTYNLAKDWDVETLIKNCESAGFEGAELRTTHAHKVEVALSKAEREEVRKRFADSKVELMGLGSAFDYHTADAERLKKDIQATKDYLVLAHDVGASGVKVRPNGFPKDVPKEKTLDQIGRSLQELGEFGAGYGVAIRLEVHGEGTSLLPHIRRILDVADHKNVGITWNSNQADLAGEGFDHNFNLVKDKIFCVHMRDLFLEEYPFRQLLTRLNETGFSGYCLAEIPDSKDPVRVMRYYRALWLSYQGLL from the coding sequence ATGAAACTCGAACGACGCCGCTTCCTCACCCTCGCCGCCGGCACCACCGCAGCCCTTCCGCTCCTGACGTCCGGGTTTGGTTCGACCGCCGTCGCAGCCACGCCCACGAACCCCAGCTTTCTGAAGGGCAAATCGCGGATGCGCCTGGGCACGGTCACCTACAATTTGGCGAAGGACTGGGATGTGGAGACGTTAATCAAGAATTGCGAAAGCGCGGGCTTCGAAGGAGCTGAACTGCGCACCACGCATGCCCATAAAGTCGAGGTGGCGCTGTCGAAGGCCGAACGTGAGGAGGTCCGCAAACGCTTCGCCGACTCCAAGGTCGAGTTGATGGGGCTCGGCAGCGCCTTCGACTACCACACCGCGGATGCCGAAAGGCTCAAAAAGGATATCCAAGCGACCAAGGATTACCTGGTGCTCGCCCACGATGTTGGGGCTTCCGGAGTGAAGGTGCGCCCCAATGGGTTTCCCAAAGACGTTCCCAAGGAGAAAACCTTGGATCAGATTGGCCGTTCACTGCAGGAATTGGGGGAGTTTGGAGCCGGTTACGGAGTCGCCATCCGCCTGGAGGTTCATGGGGAAGGCACTTCCCTGCTGCCGCACATCCGCCGAATCCTGGATGTCGCGGACCACAAAAACGTGGGCATCACCTGGAATTCGAACCAGGCGGACCTAGCTGGCGAAGGCTTCGATCACAACTTTAACCTGGTGAAGGACAAAATCTTCTGCGTGCACATGCGTGATTTGTTCCTGGAGGAGTATCCCTTTCGCCAGCTCCTGACCCGGCTCAACGAGACGGGCTTCTCCGGCTATTGTCTGGCGGAGATTCCGGACAGCAAAGATCCCGTCAGGGTCATGCGCTACTACCGAGCGCTCTGGCTCAGCTATCAAGGTCTGCTCTAA
- a CDS encoding DUF1080 domain-containing protein yields the protein MSSVPLLVGLRLDLIDWAWHEGGMHSRLPGLWLVLVIAVSSFLGSGCATSPQASPSPSVSQSTNGSVQPKPASAPATAPTPPAVPASTAAAPPKASSKVPFGDREIFDGRTLTGWKLTEFAGAAEVRVEPNFRGGGPAIILEQGVMTGITWTNDLPRMNYEITLEAMRVAGSDFFCGLTFPVGKDPCSLIVGGWGGSVLGLSSIDSEDAAHNETAKYLKFEEGRWYRIRLRVTEGLIQAWLDDEQVVNLVTTDRTISVRIEVEMSMPLGFSTWSTTGALRKIRLRSLDK from the coding sequence ATGAGCTCCGTCCCTCTCCTGGTTGGGTTAAGACTGGACCTGATCGACTGGGCTTGGCATGAAGGGGGAATGCATTCCCGTTTGCCTGGTCTGTGGCTGGTTCTGGTCATCGCGGTTTCTTCGTTCCTCGGCTCCGGCTGCGCGACATCCCCTCAGGCTTCGCCTTCCCCCTCGGTTTCTCAATCCACGAACGGGTCCGTCCAGCCGAAACCAGCGTCGGCTCCCGCGACTGCCCCCACGCCACCCGCGGTTCCGGCGTCGACGGCTGCCGCTCCGCCCAAGGCTTCTTCCAAAGTGCCCTTCGGCGATCGTGAGATCTTCGATGGACGCACACTCACTGGCTGGAAGCTCACCGAATTTGCCGGGGCTGCCGAAGTGCGGGTTGAACCTAATTTTCGAGGAGGCGGTCCCGCGATCATTCTCGAGCAGGGTGTCATGACCGGGATCACTTGGACGAACGATCTGCCGCGCATGAATTACGAGATCACCCTCGAAGCGATGAGAGTGGCGGGGAGCGACTTCTTCTGTGGCTTGACGTTCCCGGTGGGCAAGGATCCCTGCAGTTTGATTGTGGGTGGATGGGGCGGCAGTGTTTTGGGACTGTCTTCCATCGACAGCGAGGATGCCGCGCACAACGAGACTGCTAAGTATTTAAAGTTCGAAGAGGGAAGGTGGTATCGAATCCGGCTTCGCGTTACCGAAGGATTGATTCAAGCCTGGCTGGATGACGAGCAGGTCGTGAATTTGGTAACGACGGACCGCACGATTTCCGTTCGGATTGAAGTGGAAATGTCGATGCCGCTGGGCTTTTCGACGTGGAGCACCACTGGAGCCTTGCGAAAGATTCGGCTTCGGAGCCTGGATAAATAG
- a CDS encoding DUF1501 domain-containing protein — translation MNPLELTRRHLFTRCAFGLGGLALASMAGGMASGQSEPDVGSGDPMRVRRPHFPPRAKNVIYLFMAGGPSQLELFDYKPRLNELNGKAIPDSFLEGKRFAFMDSSFKNRSTLLGCKRTFRQCGASGMWISDLMPHLATVADELTWVRSCATDLFNHAPAKLFMNTGSGQFGRPSFGSWLTYGLGSESRDLPGFVVLQSGPRGPRGGAVNWTSGFLPTAYQGVPFRSSGDPILNLSGPEEVTRGGLRRTLDALRDLNLARLVETGDPEIATRIASYELAFRMQASAPDLTDLKGESAATLRLYGCDPEKPSFARNCLLARRMVERGVRFVQLYHADWDSHGGPGQTIEDDLPKVTHEIDQGCAALVTDLKSRGLLEDTVVIWGGEFGRTPMGESREKTGRNHHIDAFTMWFAGGGTRPGAVVGRTDELGFNAVEDRAHVHDLHATLLHLLGIHHERLTFRFQGRDFRLTDVHGQVIAKMIV, via the coding sequence ATGAACCCGCTAGAGCTTACTCGTCGTCATCTCTTCACCCGCTGCGCGTTTGGGCTGGGTGGACTCGCTTTGGCTTCGATGGCTGGCGGGATGGCTTCGGGCCAATCGGAGCCGGATGTAGGAAGCGGCGATCCGATGCGGGTTCGTCGGCCCCATTTCCCTCCGCGGGCCAAGAATGTGATTTATCTGTTCATGGCGGGCGGTCCTAGTCAGTTGGAGCTGTTTGACTACAAGCCGAGATTGAACGAGCTGAACGGGAAGGCGATTCCGGATTCGTTTTTGGAAGGGAAGCGCTTCGCCTTCATGGACTCTTCATTCAAGAACCGCAGCACGCTGCTCGGATGCAAGCGCACCTTTCGTCAGTGCGGTGCCTCAGGCATGTGGATCAGCGATTTGATGCCCCACCTGGCAACTGTGGCGGATGAGCTGACGTGGGTGCGATCCTGCGCAACGGATCTGTTCAACCATGCTCCGGCGAAGTTGTTCATGAACACGGGGTCGGGACAGTTCGGCCGGCCTAGTTTCGGATCCTGGCTCACCTACGGTCTGGGCAGTGAGTCGCGCGATCTTCCTGGGTTTGTGGTGTTGCAGAGCGGGCCCCGAGGACCGCGCGGCGGGGCGGTGAACTGGACCAGTGGTTTTTTGCCGACGGCCTATCAAGGGGTTCCCTTTCGCAGTTCGGGGGATCCGATTCTGAACTTGAGCGGTCCTGAGGAAGTGACTCGTGGAGGTCTGCGCCGCACCTTGGATGCGCTGCGTGATCTGAACCTCGCTCGTTTGGTAGAAACCGGCGATCCCGAGATCGCGACTCGCATCGCCAGCTACGAGTTGGCTTTTCGTATGCAGGCCAGCGCTCCTGACCTGACCGACCTCAAAGGGGAGAGCGCAGCCACCCTTCGGCTCTACGGCTGTGATCCGGAGAAACCCAGCTTCGCGCGCAACTGCTTGCTCGCTCGCCGAATGGTGGAGCGGGGGGTCCGCTTTGTGCAGCTCTATCATGCCGATTGGGATAGCCATGGCGGTCCGGGGCAGACCATCGAGGATGATCTTCCGAAGGTGACCCACGAGATTGATCAGGGTTGCGCGGCGCTCGTTACCGATTTGAAGTCGCGCGGGCTCCTGGAAGACACCGTGGTGATCTGGGGCGGCGAGTTCGGGCGGACTCCGATGGGAGAATCGCGGGAGAAGACCGGTCGGAACCATCACATTGATGCGTTTACCATGTGGTTTGCCGGAGGCGGGACTCGGCCGGGGGCGGTGGTGGGCCGGACCGATGAATTGGGATTTAATGCGGTGGAGGATCGAGCCCATGTCCATGATCTGCATGCAACGCTGCTTCACCTGTTGGGCATTCATCACGAACGGCTGACCTTTCGGTTCCAGGGGCGGGATTTTCGACTGACCGATGTCCACGGGCAGGTGATCGCGAAGATGATTGTGTAA
- a CDS encoding ThuA domain-containing protein codes for MRTLFLALALGSFASLSAWAAPLRVLLIDGQNNHDWKASSPWIKKILESSGLFVVDVATTPGAGGNMAAFKPDLAPYQVLVSNYNGESWSKEFQQAFVNFVRNGGGFVSVHAADNAFPDWPEYNEMIGIGGWNGRNAKSGPWLYWDGKIVRDPSPGNGGSHGKQHEFKLTTREPSHPIMAGLPAEWMHCKDELYDRLRGPANNVTVLATAFSDKATNGSGRHEPLLMALTFGQGRIFHTALGHNNGPDLTSQKCVGFITTLQRGTEWAATGQVTQRPPADFPTADKSSSRP; via the coding sequence ATGCGCACCCTGTTTCTAGCCCTCGCCCTTGGCAGCTTCGCCTCACTTTCTGCTTGGGCGGCACCGCTGAGAGTCTTGCTCATCGACGGACAGAACAACCATGACTGGAAGGCTAGTTCGCCGTGGATCAAGAAGATCCTCGAGAGTAGCGGTCTGTTCGTGGTCGACGTCGCCACCACGCCCGGAGCCGGGGGAAACATGGCCGCGTTCAAGCCGGATCTAGCCCCCTACCAAGTGCTGGTTTCCAATTACAACGGCGAGTCGTGGTCCAAGGAGTTCCAACAGGCGTTCGTGAACTTCGTTCGCAACGGGGGCGGTTTTGTCTCGGTGCATGCAGCGGACAACGCCTTTCCAGATTGGCCGGAATACAACGAGATGATTGGGATCGGGGGATGGAATGGACGCAATGCGAAGTCGGGCCCCTGGCTCTACTGGGACGGCAAGATCGTGCGCGACCCATCGCCCGGAAACGGGGGCAGCCACGGCAAGCAGCATGAGTTCAAGCTGACCACCCGCGAACCCAGCCACCCCATCATGGCCGGATTGCCGGCCGAGTGGATGCACTGCAAGGACGAACTCTACGATCGCCTGCGTGGCCCGGCGAACAATGTAACCGTCCTCGCCACCGCGTTTTCAGACAAGGCCACCAACGGAAGTGGACGTCACGAGCCCTTGCTGATGGCGCTCACCTTTGGTCAGGGCCGGATCTTCCACACCGCCTTGGGCCACAACAACGGCCCCGACCTGACCTCCCAGAAATGCGTCGGCTTCATCACAACGCTCCAACGGGGGACCGAATGGGCAGCCACCGGCCAAGTGACCCAACGTCCTCCGGCCGACTTCCCCACCGCCGACAAGTCCAGCTCACGCCCTTAA